A stretch of the Epinephelus fuscoguttatus linkage group LG2, E.fuscoguttatus.final_Chr_v1 genome encodes the following:
- the LOC125881990 gene encoding fibulin-7 produces MIAETVFTLLCLCSLHPTLGQDCPSRQEIQGSLKQVQKLLSAHEASYLQSLRNLKKKINLLQNSPGKQTTRATNSTCPKLDAPVNGRKLGKSHNVGHEVHVLCDPGYELVGSESRVCQESLTWSGQQSTCRDINECASSPCMNGGTCVDEVNQFSCVCAKGWAGATCQSPLPTFFVTMTNTSAATSSATAAASTLPAATTGPFVRPSRCTITQGTTHCTCEPGYTISGRDSNTCTDIDECELFHNGQAGRLCLHTCVNTPGGYRCSCPAGYNVTRDGRSCKDIDECATRQNNCTKDQMCVNTYGGFQCVRVDCPKIPNATYVKTSPMRCERNPCPVDNKACSQTPNSFSYHYLAVVSNLSAPRVMFRVSALRPMGDTLRFSLLGGRQARRHFTVQRSDRLTGQLMLVTPVQGPATLEAEVEMSELERRAQLGRYITKITMFVSQYDF; encoded by the exons ATGATTGCTGAGACTGTCTTCACCTTGTTGTGTCTCTGCTCGCTACATCCTACACTTGGACAG GACTGTCCTAGCAGACAGGAGATACAGGGCTCTCTGAAGCAGGTCCAGAAGCTTCTCTCAGCCCACGAAGCCTCGTACTTACAGAGTCTTCGCAAcctgaagaagaaaataaacctGTTGCAGAACAGCCCAGGGAAGCAGACCACAAGAGCCACCAACA GTACCTGCCCAAAACTGGACGCACCCGTCAATGGGAGGAAACTCGGCAAGTCACACAACGTGGGTCATGAGGTTCATGTTCTGTGTGACCCTGGCTATGAACTTGTGGGGTCAGAGAGCAGGGTTTGTCAGGAGAGCCTGACCTGGAGCGGCCAGCAGTCTACCTGCCGAG ACATCAATGAGTGCGCGTCCTCTCCATGCATGAACGGTGGGACATGTGTGGATGAAGTGAACCAGTTTTCTTGTGTCTGTGCCAAAGGCTGGGCTGGAGCTACCTGCCAGAGCCCTTTGCCAACAT TCTTTGTCACTATGACAAACACCTCTGCCGCCACCTCCTCAGCCACGGCTGCTGCCTCTACCTTGCCAGCTGCCACCACAGGGCCCTTTGTCCGTCCATCACGTTGCACTATAACGCAGGGGACCACCCACTGCACCTGTGAGCCGGGATACACCATCTCTGGCAGGGACAGCAACACTTGCACTG ATATAGATGAATGTGAGCTGTTCCATAACGGCCAGGCTGGGAGACTGTGTTTACATACCTGTGTTAACACCCCTGGAGGCTACCGCTGTTCCTGCCCTGCCGGATACAATGTGACCCGTGATGGACGCAGCTGTAAAG ACATTGATGAGTGTGCcaccagacaaaacaactgcacaaaGGACCAGATGTGCGTTAATACATACGGTGGATTCCAGTGTGTCCGTGTGGACTGCCCCAAAATCCCTAATGCTACATACGTCAAGACATCGCCTAT GCGTTGTGAACGTAACCCCTGTCCCGTGGACAACAAGGCATGTTCTCAGACCCCCAACTCCTTCTCCTACCATTACCTGGCTGTTGTGTCCAACCTGTCAGCCCCTCGCGTCATGTTCAGGGTCTCAGCATTGCGTCCAATGGGTGACACGCTTCGCTTCTCCCTACTGGGGGGAAGGCAAGCTCGGCGCCACTTCACAGTCCAGCGTTCAGATCGTCTGACAGGTCAGCTGATGCTGGTGACCCCCGTGCAGGGCCCTGCCACGCTGGAGGCGGAAGTGGAAATGAGCGAGCTGGAGAGACGAGCCCAGCTAGGGAGGTATATCACCAAAATCACCATGTTTGTTTCCCAGTATGATTTCTAA